From a region of the Candidatus Pantoea bituminis genome:
- the sdhD gene encoding succinate dehydrogenase membrane anchor subunit, protein MVSNASALGRNGIQDWLLLRASAILITLYILYILGFVVMTDTLTYDIWRGFFASAFTKVFTLLTLFSILIHGWIGMWQVLTDYVKSVAQRLVLQLVVVVTLLSYAIYGFVVVWGV, encoded by the coding sequence ATGGTAAGCAATGCATCCGCGTTGGGTCGCAACGGCATTCAGGACTGGCTGCTGCTGCGGGCTTCTGCAATTCTCATTACGCTTTACATCCTCTATATACTCGGCTTTGTAGTGATGACAGACACGCTGACTTATGACATCTGGCGTGGATTCTTCGCTTCGGCCTTTACCAAAGTATTCACCCTGCTGACGCTGTTTTCCATTCTGATCCACGGTTGGATTGGCATGTGGCAAGTGTTAACTGATTACGTTAAATCAGTAGCGCAGCGTCTGGTGTTGCAATTGGTGGTCGTGGTGACGTTGTTGTCCTATGCGATTTATGGGTTTGTTGTGGTGTGGGGTGTGTAA
- the sdhC gene encoding succinate dehydrogenase cytochrome b556 subunit, whose protein sequence is MGKTVKKQRPVNLDLSTIRFPVTAISSILHRVTGVITLVALAILLWLLGLSLSSPEGFQHAATIMDGFFAKFIMWGILTALAYHAVSGIRHMLMDFGYLAETLQAGSRSAEVAIGITVVLSILAGVLVW, encoded by the coding sequence GTGGGCAAAACCGTGAAAAAACAAAGACCTGTCAACTTGGATCTCTCGACGATCCGGTTTCCCGTTACTGCAATATCGTCTATTCTCCACCGCGTTACTGGCGTAATTACCTTGGTTGCGCTTGCCATTCTGCTGTGGTTACTGGGCTTGTCTCTCTCCTCTCCGGAAGGTTTCCAACACGCTGCAACCATCATGGATGGCTTCTTCGCGAAGTTCATTATGTGGGGCATTTTAACGGCGTTGGCTTACCATGCGGTGAGCGGGATTCGTCATATGTTGATGGATTTTGGTTATCTGGCTGAGACCCTGCAAGCAGGCTCGCGCTCGGCTGAGGTGGCAATTGGTATTACTGTCGTGCTTTCAATTTTGGCTGGAGTCCTCGTATGGTAA
- a CDS encoding citrate synthase, with protein MTDKKVTLTLQDDTSFELDVLEGTLGQDVVDVRTLGSNGLFTFDPGFTSTASCESKITFIDGDEGILLHRGFPIDQLATHSNYLEVCYILLNGEAPTKQQFDEFRTTVTRHTMIHEQINRLFHGFRRDSHPMAVMCGVTGALAAFYHDSLDVNIERHREIAAFRLLSKMPTMAAMCYKYSIGQPFVYPRNDLSYAGNFLHMMFATPCEEYKVNPVLERAMDRILILHADHEQNASTSTVRTAGSSGANPFACIAAGIASLWGPAHGGANEACLRMLEEISTVEHIPEFVRRAKDKNDSFRLMGFGHRVYKNYDPRATVMRETCHEVLNELGMKDDLLEVAMELEHIALNDPYFIERKLYPNVDFYSGIILKAMGIPSSMFTVIFAMARTVGWIAHWKEMHDEGMKIARPRQLYTGYTEREFNSQLEK; from the coding sequence ATGACAGATAAAAAAGTGACGCTAACCCTACAAGATGATACGTCTTTTGAACTGGACGTGCTGGAAGGCACCTTAGGCCAGGATGTCGTTGATGTCCGTACCCTTGGCTCAAACGGCTTATTCACCTTCGATCCGGGTTTCACTTCTACAGCGTCATGCGAATCCAAAATTACCTTTATCGATGGTGACGAAGGTATTCTGCTGCACCGTGGTTTCCCGATTGATCAGTTGGCTACCCATTCGAATTATCTGGAAGTGTGCTACATCCTGTTGAATGGCGAAGCACCGACGAAGCAGCAGTTTGACGAGTTCCGCACCACGGTTACTCGCCACACCATGATTCACGAACAAATTAACCGCCTGTTCCACGGCTTCCGTCGCGATTCGCATCCGATGGCGGTAATGTGCGGTGTGACTGGCGCGCTGGCCGCGTTTTATCACGATTCACTGGATGTTAATATTGAGCGTCATCGTGAAATTGCCGCTTTCCGTCTGCTGTCGAAAATGCCGACCATGGCAGCGATGTGCTACAAATATTCGATCGGCCAACCGTTTGTTTATCCACGCAATGACCTGTCATATGCTGGGAACTTCCTGCATATGATGTTTGCAACGCCATGCGAAGAGTACAAGGTCAATCCTGTACTGGAACGCGCAATGGACCGCATTCTCATTCTGCATGCTGATCATGAGCAAAACGCCTCAACGTCCACCGTGCGTACTGCCGGTTCGTCTGGCGCTAACCCCTTTGCCTGTATCGCGGCGGGTATCGCATCGTTGTGGGGGCCTGCTCATGGCGGGGCTAACGAAGCGTGTCTGCGTATGCTGGAAGAGATCAGCACCGTTGAGCATATTCCTGAGTTCGTTCGTCGTGCGAAAGATAAGAATGACTCTTTCCGTCTGATGGGCTTTGGTCATCGTGTTTACAAAAACTATGACCCACGCGCAACTGTGATGCGTGAAACCTGTCATGAAGTCTTGAATGAACTGGGTATGAAAGATGATCTGCTGGAAGTGGCGATGGAGCTGGAGCACATTGCGCTGAACGACCCGTACTTTATCGAGCGCAAACTCTATCCAAACGTGGACTTCTACTCCGGTATTATTCTGAAAGCGATGGGTATTCCATCTTCAATGTTTACCGTGATCTTCGCCATGGCGCGTACTGTTGGCTGGATTGCTCACTGGAAAGAGATGCACGACGAAGGCATGAAAATTGCGCGTCCGCGTCAGCTTTACACCGGTTACACTGAACGCGAATTTAACTCGCAGCTGGAAAAATAA
- the nei gene encoding endonuclease VIII, translating to MPEGPEIRRVADQLETAIVGQPLTDVWFAFPELKTYEPSLLGEQVQAIETRGKALLTHFSNGLTLYSHNQLYGVWRIVLPESQPETKRQLRVRLATAEHAILLYSASDIELLNADMLASHPFLNRIGPDVLDSTLTVEEVKQRLLSPRFSRRQFSGLLLDQAFLAGLGNYLRVEVLWLAELLPQHRAQSLSEAQLTAFSEALLSVPRHAYRMRGTMKKYHSEAAFRFEVFHRQGKKCRRCGTLIEKGTLSSRPFYWCPGCQV from the coding sequence ATGCCAGAAGGACCGGAGATCCGCCGTGTGGCGGATCAGCTTGAAACAGCCATTGTCGGGCAACCGTTAACGGATGTCTGGTTTGCCTTTCCTGAGCTGAAAACCTACGAACCGTCGCTGCTCGGTGAGCAGGTACAGGCGATTGAAACGCGGGGTAAAGCGCTGCTGACGCATTTCAGCAATGGCTTAACGCTTTACAGTCACAATCAGCTTTATGGCGTCTGGCGTATTGTCTTACCTGAAAGCCAGCCAGAAACGAAACGGCAACTGCGGGTTCGATTGGCTACCGCCGAGCATGCGATTTTGCTCTATAGCGCGTCAGATATTGAACTGCTAAATGCGGATATGCTCGCCAGCCATCCCTTTTTGAATCGCATTGGCCCGGATGTGCTCGACAGCACGTTGACGGTGGAAGAAGTCAAACAACGGCTACTTTCACCGCGCTTCAGCCGCCGACAGTTCAGTGGATTGTTACTGGATCAAGCCTTTCTTGCCGGGTTAGGTAACTACCTTCGGGTTGAAGTTTTGTGGTTAGCAGAACTGTTGCCGCAGCATCGGGCACAATCGTTAAGCGAAGCACAGCTGACAGCATTCAGCGAGGCGCTGTTATCGGTACCACGGCACGCTTATCGCATGCGAGGAACGATGAAAAAATATCACTCTGAAGCGGCTTTTCGCTTCGAAGTGTTTCATCGGCAGGGCAAGAAATGTCGGCGTTGCGGAACACTGATTGAAAAGGGAACGCTCTCGTCCAGACCCTTTTACTGGTGTCCGGGCTGTCAGGTTTAG
- the pcp gene encoding pyroglutamyl-peptidase I, with amino-acid sequence MKTVLMTAFEPFGGEDVNPSWEAVRALEGKQIAGATIVTRQLPVVFSEVLNVLNQALDEIKPDAIISVGQAGGRSDITVERIGINVDDARIPDNAGKQPVDEAIVQDGPAAYFSRLPIKAIVAAVREAGIPASVSQTAGTFTCNRVMYGLLHWLQTQGSSARGGFIHIPYLPEQAAQHPGAPSMSSANVIQALEIAVRVTLEIKEDLKVVGGATH; translated from the coding sequence ATGAAAACTGTATTGATGACCGCGTTCGAACCTTTTGGTGGGGAAGATGTTAATCCTTCATGGGAAGCGGTACGGGCGCTGGAAGGCAAGCAAATTGCTGGCGCAACCATTGTTACGCGCCAATTGCCGGTAGTGTTCAGCGAAGTGTTGAACGTACTTAATCAGGCGCTGGACGAGATTAAACCTGACGCGATTATTTCGGTAGGGCAGGCGGGCGGACGTAGCGACATTACCGTCGAGCGGATTGGCATTAATGTGGATGATGCGCGCATTCCCGATAACGCCGGTAAACAACCGGTGGATGAAGCGATTGTGCAGGATGGCCCAGCGGCCTATTTCTCACGCTTGCCGATCAAAGCCATTGTCGCGGCGGTGCGTGAAGCGGGCATTCCCGCGTCGGTATCACAAACTGCGGGCACCTTTACCTGTAACCGGGTGATGTATGGTTTGCTGCATTGGCTGCAAACCCAAGGCAGTTCAGCGCGGGGCGGTTTTATTCATATCCCTTATCTGCCAGAGCAGGCGGCACAGCATCCTGGCGCACCGAGTATGTCTTCGGCTAACGTGATTCAGGCGCTGGAAATTGCCGTTCGCGTCACGTTAGAGATAAAAGAGGATTTGAAAGTCGTGGGTGGAGCAACGCACTAA
- a CDS encoding DUF969 domain-containing protein yields MDSVVNLWPLLGIAAIVVGFLLRFNPVLVVIVAGFVTGIAAMMPIADILEKLGAGFLNTRNLPLILLLPLAVIGLLERHGLKERAQAWIAQIKTATAGRLLIVYLLVREITAALGLTSLGGHPQMVRPLLAPMAEGATENRYGEVSPEVRHRLRAMSAATDNVGLFFGEDIFVAFGAIIFMHNFMQESAGIQTEPLHIALWGIPTAIAAFLIHSARLVRLDRKLSRELQTLNSQALKAKEGQ; encoded by the coding sequence ATGGACAGCGTGGTGAACCTTTGGCCGCTGCTCGGCATTGCCGCCATCGTGGTAGGCTTTTTATTACGTTTTAATCCGGTGTTGGTGGTGATTGTTGCGGGTTTCGTGACCGGTATCGCTGCGATGATGCCGATTGCTGACATCCTGGAAAAGCTGGGCGCAGGCTTTTTAAATACGCGAAATCTGCCGCTGATTCTGTTGTTACCGCTGGCAGTGATCGGCCTGCTGGAGCGCCACGGTTTGAAAGAGCGCGCGCAAGCGTGGATTGCTCAGATCAAAACCGCGACCGCCGGTCGCTTGCTGATCGTCTATCTGCTGGTGCGTGAAATCACCGCCGCGCTGGGATTAACCAGCCTGGGTGGCCATCCACAGATGGTGCGTCCGCTATTAGCACCAATGGCTGAAGGCGCTACCGAGAACCGTTATGGTGAGGTTTCACCTGAGGTTCGTCATCGTCTGCGCGCGATGTCAGCGGCAACGGATAACGTAGGTTTATTCTTTGGCGAAGATATTTTTGTGGCTTTCGGTGCCATTATCTTCATGCACAACTTCATGCAAGAGTCGGCAGGCATTCAGACCGAGCCCTTGCACATTGCGCTGTGGGGTATTCCAACAGCGATTGCTGCCTTCCTAATCCACTCAGCACGTCTGGTTCGCTTGGATCGCAAACTGTCACGTGAATTACAGACGCTGAATAGCCAGGCATTGAAAGCCAAGGAGGGCCAATAA
- the pxpA gene encoding 5-oxoprolinase subunit PxpA, with product MKIDLNADLGEGSGSDRALLQLVSSANIACGFHAGDAQTMLQSVRWAKEFGVAIGAHPSFPDRENFGRTAMQLPPETVYAQMIYQIGALKSLAESEGQKLVHVKPHGMLYNQAAADAVLAKAIAQAIKAVDANLIVVGLANSELIRAGLDCGLRTREEVFADRGYLNSGALVPRGQPGALIEDETQAIEQTLAMVQQGKVKSISGEWVAVNAQTVCLHGDGAHALQFAQRLRDVFATHQVAVNSL from the coding sequence ATGAAAATTGATTTAAACGCCGATTTGGGTGAAGGCAGCGGCAGCGATCGCGCACTGCTGCAATTAGTCAGTTCAGCCAATATCGCCTGCGGCTTTCACGCGGGTGATGCACAAACCATGCTGCAGTCAGTGCGCTGGGCAAAAGAGTTTGGCGTCGCCATTGGCGCACATCCCAGCTTTCCCGATCGCGAAAACTTTGGTCGCACCGCGATGCAGCTTCCACCTGAAACGGTCTATGCCCAGATGATTTATCAAATTGGCGCATTGAAAAGCCTGGCGGAGAGCGAAGGGCAAAAATTGGTGCACGTTAAACCGCACGGCATGCTCTACAACCAAGCCGCAGCGGATGCTGTGTTGGCAAAGGCTATAGCGCAGGCGATTAAAGCGGTGGATGCTAATTTGATCGTCGTTGGTCTTGCCAATAGCGAATTAATTCGCGCAGGCCTTGATTGCGGATTACGTACCCGTGAAGAAGTTTTTGCCGATCGCGGCTATCTCAATAGCGGTGCATTAGTGCCACGCGGTCAACCGGGCGCGCTGATCGAAGATGAAACCCAGGCGATTGAACAAACGCTGGCAATGGTGCAACAAGGCAAAGTGAAAAGCATCAGCGGCGAATGGGTTGCGGTGAATGCACAAACCGTTTGTCTGCACGGCGATGGCGCGCATGCGTTGCAGTTTGCTCAGCGCCTGCGTGATGTTTTTGCGACACATCAGGTTGCCGTGAATAGCCTTTAA
- the pxpC gene encoding 5-oxoprolinase subunit PxpC yields MLRILRAGLATSIQDSGRNGWRQYGISVSGVLDHPAMVTANLLVGNAPDSAVLEIVLGQFKAEFTREGWFALTGAGCHAELDGKAVWTGWRLPVKKGQVLSLSMPVRGMRSYLSVNGGFELPEVLGSSSTDLKAGFGGWQGRKLEDGDRLPLGKPTRQFDKKAGVRQILWGNRIRALPGPEYHEFSREAQQAFWRTAWKLSPQSNRMGYRLQGRQLNRETPRELLSHGLVPGVIQVPPNGQPIVLMADAQTTGGYPRIACVIEADLYHLAQIRLGDPIHFIHCTLPEAIQAREHQQRALDQMVWGLAHEN; encoded by the coding sequence ATGCTAAGAATTCTTCGTGCCGGGCTGGCAACCAGCATTCAAGACAGCGGTCGTAACGGCTGGCGACAATATGGTATCAGCGTCAGCGGCGTGCTCGACCATCCAGCGATGGTCACCGCGAACCTGCTGGTGGGTAATGCGCCTGACAGCGCGGTGCTGGAAATTGTGCTCGGTCAGTTCAAAGCTGAATTCACGCGTGAGGGCTGGTTTGCCTTAACGGGCGCAGGTTGTCATGCTGAACTGGATGGCAAAGCGGTGTGGACCGGCTGGCGTTTGCCAGTGAAGAAGGGCCAGGTTTTATCACTGTCGATGCCGGTTCGCGGCATGCGCAGCTATTTGTCTGTTAATGGCGGTTTTGAGCTACCGGAAGTATTAGGTTCAAGCAGCACCGATCTCAAGGCGGGGTTTGGCGGTTGGCAAGGGCGTAAACTGGAAGATGGTGACCGCCTGCCGCTGGGCAAACCAACTCGCCAGTTTGATAAGAAAGCCGGTGTGCGCCAAATCTTATGGGGTAATCGTATTCGCGCCTTGCCGGGGCCGGAGTATCATGAGTTCAGCCGCGAGGCGCAGCAGGCTTTTTGGCGTACCGCATGGAAACTCAGTCCGCAAAGTAACCGCATGGGTTATCGCCTGCAGGGCCGACAGCTCAACCGCGAAACCCCACGTGAGCTGTTATCGCACGGTTTGGTACCCGGTGTGATTCAAGTACCGCCTAATGGTCAGCCGATCGTTCTAATGGCAGATGCACAAACTACGGGCGGTTATCCGCGCATCGCCTGCGTGATTGAAGCCGATCTTTATCATCTGGCACAGATTCGTTTAGGTGATCCAATCCACTTCATTCACTGCACTTTGCCAGAAGCAATACAGGCGCGTGAACATCAGCAACGCGCGTTAGACCAAATGGTGTGGGGACTCGCTCATGAAAATTGA
- a CDS encoding type 2 GTP cyclohydrolase I → MNHYELEQIVNQQLDTHSFSDYAPNGLQVEGRAEVKTIVTGVTACQALVDEAVKRNADAILVHHGYFWKNEPAVIKGMKRNRLRALLANDINLYGWHLPLDAHATLGNNAQLAQLLDIDVRGEVMPLVFWGELKTPLTGEELTQRIAQKLGREPLHCGDNAPAKIRRVAWCSGGGQGFIDSAADFGVDAYITGEVSEQTIHSAREQGLHFFAAGHHATERAGIKALGEWLAENHGLDVTFIDIPNPA, encoded by the coding sequence ATGAATCACTACGAATTAGAGCAAATCGTCAATCAGCAGCTGGATACACACAGCTTCAGCGATTACGCACCCAACGGATTACAGGTTGAAGGCCGCGCCGAAGTCAAAACCATCGTTACCGGGGTTACTGCCTGTCAGGCATTAGTGGATGAAGCCGTAAAGCGTAACGCCGATGCGATTCTGGTTCATCACGGTTATTTTTGGAAAAATGAACCGGCGGTAATTAAAGGCATGAAGCGTAATCGCCTGCGTGCGCTGCTGGCTAACGATATTAATTTATATGGCTGGCATCTGCCGCTGGATGCGCATGCAACGCTGGGTAACAACGCACAGCTGGCGCAGTTACTGGATATTGATGTACGCGGTGAAGTGATGCCACTGGTGTTTTGGGGCGAATTAAAAACGCCGCTGACCGGGGAAGAACTGACTCAGCGCATTGCCCAGAAACTGGGGCGTGAACCGCTGCACTGTGGCGATAACGCACCCGCGAAAATCCGTCGTGTTGCGTGGTGCAGCGGCGGCGGCCAAGGCTTTATCGACAGCGCCGCCGACTTCGGCGTTGATGCCTATATCACCGGTGAAGTCTCCGAGCAGACTATTCACAGCGCCCGTGAGCAAGGTTTGCATTTCTTTGCAGCAGGCCATCACGCGACTGAACGCGCGGGCATTAAAGCGTTGGGCGAATGGCTGGCTGAAAACCACGGCCTCGACGTCACTTTCATCGATATTCCTAATCCCGCCTAA
- a CDS encoding YbgA family protein, translating to MSEKIPVGISACLLGDTVRFDGGHKRLTFATEQLTPFVRFEPVCPEMAIGLPTPRPALRLVKQEDDDLHLCFSKDGGEEVTQEMRTWSEQRVKAMHHLCGYILCAKSPSCGMERVRVYEPESNNNRKAGTGIFTEFLRREMPWLPLEEDGRLHDPALRENFVGRICALHEFNQMWKSGLTRARLIAYHSRYKLLLLAHSQEKYRELGPFVASMSQWDSLEAFAFEYRNRLMELMSHPASRRNHTNVLMHAQGYFRRQLSSPQRQELATLIDHYRQGTQPLLVPITILKHYMAEYPHPWLAQQRYFDPYPEALRLRYGQ from the coding sequence ATGAGTGAGAAAATTCCAGTTGGGATCAGTGCTTGCCTGCTTGGCGATACCGTCAGATTTGATGGTGGTCACAAGCGATTAACCTTCGCAACGGAACAGCTCACGCCGTTTGTGCGCTTCGAACCTGTTTGTCCAGAAATGGCGATTGGTCTTCCCACGCCACGTCCAGCATTACGTTTAGTAAAGCAAGAAGACGATGATCTGCATCTCTGCTTCAGCAAAGATGGGGGAGAAGAGGTTACGCAGGAAATGCGCACATGGTCTGAACAGCGGGTGAAAGCAATGCATCATCTGTGTGGCTACATTCTGTGTGCTAAGTCCCCGAGTTGTGGCATGGAACGCGTGCGCGTTTACGAGCCTGAATCCAACAACAACCGCAAAGCGGGAACCGGCATTTTTACCGAGTTTCTGCGTAGAGAGATGCCTTGGCTGCCACTTGAAGAGGATGGACGTCTACACGATCCTGCATTGCGCGAAAACTTTGTAGGACGTATTTGTGCGTTGCACGAATTCAATCAAATGTGGAAGTCAGGTTTGACGCGTGCGCGTCTCATTGCGTACCACAGCCGTTATAAACTGCTGCTTTTAGCGCATTCTCAAGAAAAGTATCGCGAGCTAGGGCCTTTTGTCGCGTCAATGAGCCAGTGGGATTCGCTGGAAGCGTTCGCTTTTGAGTATCGCAATCGCCTGATGGAACTGATGTCGCATCCTGCATCACGGCGTAATCACACCAACGTATTAATGCATGCTCAAGGCTATTTCCGTCGCCAGCTCAGCTCGCCACAGCGGCAGGAACTGGCAACCTTGATTGACCATTATCGTCAGGGCACACAGCCGTTGCTGGTTCCTATCACCATTCTTAAGCACTACATGGCGGAATATCCGCATCCATGGCTGGCTCAACAGCGCTACTTTGATCCCTATCCCGAAGCGCTGCGCCTGCGTTATGGGCAATAA
- a CDS encoding YbfA family protein: MYPAYSRNKIILRRALVILLGVMALPIMLFRKDRARFYSYLHRVWCKTSAKPVWLAQSEAAGGIFW; the protein is encoded by the coding sequence ATGTATCCCGCTTATTCACGCAACAAAATTATTTTGCGTCGTGCCTTGGTGATTTTACTCGGCGTTATGGCGTTACCGATCATGCTTTTCCGTAAAGATCGCGCCCGTTTTTACAGTTATCTGCATCGCGTGTGGTGTAAAACCAGCGCTAAACCCGTTTGGTTGGCGCAGTCAGAAGCGGCAGGAGGAATTTTTTGGTAA
- the kdpE gene encoding two-component system response regulator KdpE, with the protein MATVLIIEDEKEIRRFVRLALEGEALKVFDADTLQRGLIEAATRKPDVVILDLGLPDGDGNTFIRELRQWSTIPVIVLSARSDEQDKIDALDAGADDYLTKPFGIGELQARVRVALRRFSGINPEPKVAFADVTVDLAARRVIRAGEEIHLTPIEFRLLGVLLNNAGKVMTQRQLLSQVWGPNAVEHSHYLRIYMGHLRQKLEGNPTQPLHLLTETGIGYRFMP; encoded by the coding sequence GTGGCTACGGTTTTGATCATTGAAGATGAAAAAGAAATACGTCGTTTCGTTCGACTGGCATTAGAAGGCGAAGCCTTAAAAGTGTTTGATGCGGACACCCTGCAACGTGGCCTGATTGAGGCCGCCACACGCAAGCCGGATGTGGTGATTCTCGATTTGGGTTTGCCTGATGGTGATGGGAACACGTTTATCCGTGAACTACGGCAATGGAGCACCATTCCGGTGATTGTGCTATCGGCGCGCAGTGATGAACAAGATAAAATCGATGCGCTGGATGCCGGTGCGGATGATTACCTGACCAAGCCCTTTGGGATTGGCGAGTTACAGGCGCGAGTGCGGGTGGCCTTACGTCGTTTTAGCGGCATTAATCCTGAGCCTAAAGTGGCGTTTGCAGACGTGACCGTTGACCTTGCTGCACGTCGCGTGATTCGTGCAGGCGAAGAGATTCATCTCACTCCGATAGAGTTTCGTTTACTGGGCGTTTTGCTGAACAACGCGGGCAAGGTGATGACTCAGCGTCAATTGCTTAGTCAGGTATGGGGGCCGAACGCGGTCGAACACAGCCATTATTTGCGTATCTATATGGGACATCTGCGGCAAAAGCTGGAGGGCAACCCGACTCAGCCGCTGCATTTGCTCACCGAAACCGGGATTGGTTATCGATTTATGCCATAA
- the pgm gene encoding phosphoglucomutase (alpha-D-glucose-1,6-bisphosphate-dependent), with protein MANHPRAGQPAQQSDLINVAQLTSQYYVLKPDVANPEHAVKFGTSGHRGSAGRQSFNELHILAIAQAIAEERKKNGITGPCYVGKDTHALSEPAILSVLEVLAANGVDVIVQQDNGYTPTPAISNAILEHNKSGGALADGIVITPSHNPPEDGGIKYNPPNGGPADTNVTKVVEDRANQLIKNGLKEVKRLPLDEALASGHIVEKDLIQPYVEGLAQVIDFAAIQKAGLKIGVDPLGGSGMAYWQRIAEHYKLDLTIVNDAIDQTFRFMHLDKDGVVRMDCSSECAMAGLLAYRDKFDLAFGNDPDYDRHGIVTPAGLMNPNHYLAVAINYLFQNRPQWGKEVAVGKTLVSSAMIDRVVNDIGRKLVEVPVGFKWFVDGLFDGSFGFGGEESAGASFLRFDGTPWSTDKDGIIMCLLAAEITAVTGKNPQQHYDELAQRFGAPSYNRLQASATSAQKAALSKLSPEMVSADTLAGDPITARLTAAPGNGASIGGLKVMTENGWFAARPSGTEDAYKIYCESFLGAEHRAQIEKEAVEIVSEVLKNA; from the coding sequence ATGGCCAATCACCCCCGTGCCGGGCAGCCTGCCCAGCAGAGCGATTTGATTAACGTTGCACAATTAACATCACAGTATTATGTCCTGAAGCCTGATGTGGCGAACCCGGAACATGCGGTGAAATTTGGCACATCTGGCCATCGCGGTAGCGCAGGGCGTCAAAGCTTCAATGAGCTGCACATTTTGGCTATCGCGCAGGCGATTGCTGAAGAGCGCAAAAAGAATGGCATTACTGGCCCATGCTACGTAGGTAAAGATACCCACGCGCTGTCAGAACCCGCTATTTTGTCGGTGCTGGAAGTGCTGGCGGCCAACGGCGTTGACGTTATTGTTCAGCAGGATAATGGCTATACGCCAACGCCTGCGATCTCCAACGCAATTCTTGAACATAATAAGTCTGGCGGCGCGCTGGCTGATGGCATTGTTATTACGCCATCCCATAACCCGCCTGAAGATGGCGGCATCAAGTACAACCCACCAAACGGTGGACCAGCTGATACCAATGTCACCAAAGTGGTGGAAGATCGTGCAAATCAGCTGATCAAAAATGGCTTGAAAGAAGTCAAACGTCTGCCGCTGGATGAAGCGCTGGCAAGCGGCCATATTGTAGAAAAAGATCTGATCCAGCCATACGTCGAAGGGTTAGCGCAGGTTATCGACTTTGCCGCAATCCAGAAAGCAGGATTGAAAATTGGTGTCGATCCACTTGGCGGCTCCGGTATGGCTTACTGGCAGCGCATTGCAGAGCACTACAAGTTAGATCTTACCATCGTTAACGATGCTATCGATCAAACCTTCCGCTTTATGCATCTTGATAAAGATGGCGTGGTGCGTATGGATTGCTCGTCCGAGTGCGCAATGGCGGGCCTGTTGGCTTACCGCGACAAATTCGATTTAGCATTTGGTAACGATCCTGATTACGATCGCCACGGTATCGTTACGCCTGCGGGCTTGATGAATCCAAACCATTATCTGGCGGTAGCGATTAACTATTTGTTCCAGAATCGTCCGCAATGGGGCAAAGAAGTTGCCGTAGGCAAAACGCTGGTTTCCAGTGCGATGATCGACCGTGTTGTTAATGACATTGGTCGTAAACTGGTAGAAGTACCGGTTGGTTTCAAATGGTTTGTGGATGGTCTTTTCGACGGCAGCTTCGGTTTTGGCGGCGAAGAGAGCGCGGGTGCATCCTTCCTGCGCTTCGATGGTACGCCATGGTCAACGGACAAAGACGGCATCATTATGTGCTTGCTGGCCGCTGAAATTACGGCTGTGACCGGTAAGAACCCGCAGCAACATTATGATGAGCTGGCTCAGCGCTTTGGTGCGCCAAGCTACAACCGCTTGCAGGCTTCTGCTACATCGGCACAGAAAGCGGCGCTCTCTAAGCTGTCGCCAGAAATGGTGAGTGCAGACACGCTGGCGGGTGATCCGATCACCGCACGGTTGACTGCAGCGCCTGGTAACGGTGCCTCAATTGGTGGTCTGAAAGTGATGACGGAAAACGGCTGGTTTGCAGCGCGTCCTTCTGGCACTGAAGACGCCTATAAAATCTACTGTGAAAGCTTCCTTGGTGCCGAACATCGCGCACAGATCGAGAAAGAAGCAGTAGAAATCGTCAGCGAAGTGCTGAAAAACGCCTGA